A section of the Acomys russatus chromosome 10, mAcoRus1.1, whole genome shotgun sequence genome encodes:
- the Npvf gene encoding pro-FMRFamide-related neuropeptide VF, with protein MEIILSKQFILLTLATSSLLTANIFCTDEVLMPHFHSKENYGKYSQPGEIPKGEKERSLSFQELKDWGAKNVIKMSPAPANKVPHSAANLPLRFGRTTEEGRSPRARANMAAGTFSRVPSLPQRFGRTTTRSNPRTLRGLLQRSLHSLAASESLYTMTCQHQESQCPGQKQPR; from the exons ATGGAAATTATTTTGTCAAAACAATTCATTTTGTTGACTTTAGCAACTTCAAGCTTATTAACAGCAAACATCTTTTGTACAGATGAAGTACTAATGCCCCATTTTCACAGCAAAGAAAATTATGGCAAATATTCCCAG CCTGGAGAAATCccaaaaggggaaaaggaaagaagtctCAGTTTTCAAGAACTAAAAGATTGGGGTGCAAAGAATGTTATTAAAATGAGTCCAGCCCCTGCCAACAAAGTGCCCCACTCGGCAGCCAACCTGCCCCTGAGATTTGGGAGGACTACggaagagggaagaagccccAGGGCACGCGCCAACATGGCGGCGGGGACCTTTAGCCGTGTTCCCAGTCTACCCCAAAGGTTTGGGAGAACGACAACCAGAAGCAACCCCAGGACACTAAGGGGTTTGCTCCAGAGATCCTTGCACTCACTGGCCGCCAGTGAGTCGCTCTACACCATGACCTGCCAACATCAGGAAAGCCAGTGTCCTGGTCAAAAGCAACCAAGGTAA